Part of the Streptomyces sp. NBC_00457 genome, AGTACAGCTTCGGCGGGGACTCCGTCGTCGTCGAACGCTTCATCTCCAACCTCCGACGCAAGATCGACCATGGCCGTACGCCGCTGCTGCGCACCGTGCGCGGTGTCGGCTACACCCTCCGAGAGCAGGACGACTCGTGACACTCCGCGGCCGTCTTCCCTGGGCCTTCTCCAGCGTCCGCCTGCGTCTGCTCGCGGGGCTCGCCGTTCTCCTGGTCGTCGGCCTGGTGGTCAGCGCCGTCATCAGCGCCCTGCTCCTGGATGACTTCCTGGACAAGCGAAACCAGGACACCCTCAAGGCCAACTCCGAGCGTTTGACACGGGTCATCGGCCAGGGACCGCAGACCGCCAACGCCGACCAGCTCGGCGCCCTGCTCAGCTCGCCCCTGGGCACGGTGGCCGTCGACGAGGACAACAAGGTCCTGCTGAGCACCGGTTCCGCGGCCGGAGCCGCCGACGAGCTGGCCGCGCTCAGCGCGACGGCACCCGCGGGAAGCGTCGTCACCTTGGAGGGGGGCGACCTCAGCGCCGTACGCATCCCCAGTCCCGGCCTGGTCATCGACCGCGGGCCCGCCGAAGGCACCGTGACACCGGCGACTGTCGTCCTCAGCATCGACACCTCCGTCGACGACGCCACCACCGACGCGCTCATCAGACGGCAACTGGCTTTGATCGGCGGCACGTTGCTGGTGCTGCTGGGGCTGTCCGTCATCGTTCTGCGTCTGGGTATGCGCCCGCTCGCCCGCATGGCCCGCAGCGCCGACGCCATCGCCGCGGGCTCCCTGACCGAGCGGCTGCCCACCCATCGCAACGGCAGCGAAGCCGACCTGCTGGCCAAGGCGGTCAACCGGGCGTTCGACGCCCAGGCCCGCGCGGAGGCGACCGTGCGCTCGCTGGCCGCCGACACCTCCCACGAACTGCGCACCCCGCTGTCCACCATCTCCGGATGGCTCGATCTGCACCGCCAAGGCGGCCTTTCCGGACCTGGCCTGGAGACCGCACTCGAGCACATCGAGAACGAAGTGGGGCGGATGCGCCTGCTCGTGGAGGAACTCTCGCTGCTCGCCCGCCTGGACGCCGGCCGGCCCGTCGAGCAGGACGATGTGGACCTCACCGTCCTGGCCGCCGGCGTCATCGAGGACGCCCAGATCATCTACCCCCAACGCGACATCGCCATGGCGCCCGCCCTGCCCGCACCCGTCATCGGGGATGCCGCCCGTCTCCAGCAGGTCCTGCGCAATCTCGTCGGCAACGCCGTCCAGCACACCCCGGCTCAGACCTCCGTGCGCGTCGAGGTCACCCTCAGCCGTGACACCGTGGAGCTGACTGTCATCGACAACGGTCCTGGAATCTCCCCCGAGGACCTGCCCCGCGTCTTCGAGCGGTTCTGGCGCGCCGAGGCCAGCCGGAGCCGCGCGTACGGCGGTTCCGGTCTCGGCCTGGCCATCGTGGAGGCCATCGTCCACGCCCACCACGGACAGGTGGCCGTGTACTCGGACGTGGGAGTCGGAACCACCGTCACCATCCGGCTCCCGCGTGGCCATCGGCCGTGACGACTCACGCACGGCACACCGGGCACGGAAGGCGTAGGGCCTGTGCGCCTGGCTGAACGCCGTTGAACGTGCGGGCACCTCTGTGCGGTCGGTCCCTTACGAGGCCGCTCGCAGCCGGTTCGCGATGAAGCTCGTGTGGGTGATGCCGGGCACGATGAGCCCGCTCTCATAGGCGAAGGCGATCAGGTGCCCTCGCCGGCGGAGTCCGAGCTTGCTGAGCATGTGCGTGATGTGGGTCTTCACGGTGAGCGGACTGAGGTCCAGATCGCGGGCGATGGAGGCGCTGTCCTGACCGCGCGACAGCATCGTGAGGATCTCGCGTTCTCTGCGGGAGAGATCTCGGGTGAGTTCGGGCGTGACCCGTGCCTGAGCCGTGTTGACAGCCGGAGCCGTGCCCAGGGCCACGACAAGCCCACCCCGGCTCACGGTTTCCAGGGCCGCGATCAGCTGTGACGCGCTGACGTCGGCGGCGAGAATGCCCGTGGCGCCGGCGCGCACCTGGGCGTCGACCTCCTGAGCGCGGGAAGCGCCGAAGACAACGGTCCGGGCCACGGCACAGGTCTCGCTGATCAGAGCGGTGAAGTCGTCCGGCTCAGCCGCCTGGATGGAGCGGTCGAGCAGGACGAGGTCCGCCTCGACGCCGCCATGGAGCAGGTCCCTGAGGTCGCCGCTGTGCACGGCGGTGCCGGCCACCCTCATGGAGCTACTCGAATCGATCACCTTGGTGAGGGCGGCCCGCACAAGGGACGGCCCGCCCGCGACAATTACTTGGTTCACGGGTCCTTCTTCTGCCTCACGGACCGGGATGACCCGACACATCATTCACACCGCACTTGACGGTCGGCCCGCAGTCGGCCTGAGCGTTTCTTGACGGCTGCCTCAGGAATTCGTCCGCCCGCAACCGGTTGACAATCCTGCTGTAGCAAATACCGTACTGCCCATGGGACAGCTTCCGCAGCTCACGGTCTCCGCGACCTTGGGTGACCAGGCGTACACGGCGATCCGTGAGGCGATCGTCTCGGGCGTCCTCGAGCGGGGTCAGAAGGTGACCGAGCGGGGGCTGGCCGAGTCTCTCGACATCAGCGCGACACCGGTGCGCGAGGCGTTGCGCCGCCTGGAGCAGGACCGGCTGGTGGAGAGGACCGGCCCCCGCTCCGTGCGCATCGCGAAGTACGCGGAGGAGGAACTGCGGGAGTTCTCCATGATCGGCGACTCGCTCCGCGCGCTGGCCGCGCGGCTGGCCGCGGAGAAGTCGACCGCGGCACAGAGACGGCAGATGCGTACCGTCCTCGACGAGGCCGACCGTCTGTGCAGCCAGACGGCCGAAGTCAGTCCCGGCAGCGCCGACGAGCGGAAGCTGATCGAGGAGATCCTGCACTGCATGCGACAGTTCCATGAGCTGGTGGACCAGGCCAGCGGGAACGCGACCCTGCTGCAGATGCTGCACATGGTCGACGCCTTCGGCCCGGACGAACGACGCAACAGCGTCCTGTCCGAGATCAGCGACGAACGGCGCAGCGCCGTGGATGCGCGCTATCACCAGCACCGTGCCATCTACGACGCCATCGCCGCCGGAGACGGCAGCCGGGCGGAGGAGCTGATGAACGCGCACAGCCGGTCGTCCAGCTCCTCCCTGCTCACGGCGCGCTTCTCGAACTGAAAGTCACCTGAAGGGGTCACTCGCCCGCCCCCTTCGAAGCTATAGCAAATGGCATCAGAGGCGCTACACCCCGTACGTGCTATGGCATATGGCAAAGGAGCCGCCATGCCCAACATCTCCGCGCCCGTGGAAGGGCCCTCCCACGGAGAGTCCACCGCCCCGCGGCGAATGAGCGCCGGCACCGTCCTGTGGGTGACCCTGGCCGTCTTCGCCCAGGAATCGGTGTGGAACTTCTACGACGCGCAGGTCCCCTCCGAGCTGCGGCAGTACATCGCCTCCGCCGGCCTCGTCGGGCTGATCATGGGTATGGACAACGTCCTCGGGGTCCTGATCCAGCCCTGGATGGGATTCCTGTCCGACCGTCGCGCTCGCGACGGCAAGGGCCGTTGGGCGATCATCCTGACCGGAGCCGCCCTGGCCTCGGTGCCCTTCGCCCTGATCCCCTGGACGCACGGCCTTCCGCTGCTCATGCTCTGCGTCGTCGGCTTCGCGGCCATGGCCAACGCGTTCAAGGGCATCACGGAGACCCTGGTCTCCGACTACGTCGCCCCCTCCCACCGGGGCAAGGCGCAGGGCTTCGTGAAGGCCGGCGTCAGTCTCACGATCGTCGTCTCGTCGCTGATCAGCCTGCTCGTCGTCGACCGCAGCATCACCCTGGCGTTCGCCATCCCGCCCGTCCTCATGCTGCTGTTGCTCACGACGTCCTGGTTCTTCCTGGGCCGCCGACATCACCCCGCCGCGAACCCACCGTCCGCCGACTTCGCCTCACCCTGGGCGGTCATGAAGGACATGGTGCGCGACCCGTCCCGCGCCCGGGCCCTGCTCATGCTGGGCATCTTCTGCTTCGCCGGCATGTGGTCCGCTCTGCGCTCGCTCATGACCCCGTACGGCACCGAGGCACTGGACCTGTCCCGCGGCTCGGCGGGCGGGCTCGCGCTACCCGGCGCCGTCGCCTTCCTGGTCTGCGTCGTCCCCCTCGCCTACGCCTCGTCCCGGCTGGGCCAGGTGCGCGCCATGCGCTACGGCGTCGGCGTGTTCATCGTCGGCCTGCTCATCGGCTTCTCCGTCCCCACGGTTCCCGGCACGGTCATCGCCATGGTGATCGCTTCCGTGGGCTACGCGGCCTTCGCCGTCAACGCGCTTGTCGCGTTGTGGAACCTCGCTCCCAGCAGACACGTCCTGGGCACCTACACCGGCCTGTACACCGTCGCCTCGTCCACCGGTGCGGCGCTCGGCCCCGCCCTGCTCGGCCTCACCGTCGACGCGACCGGATGGCGCTTCATGCTCCTGAACGGCGCGGTGTTCGCCACGATCACCTTCGCCGTCTTCACCCGCCTGGCCCGCCGAATCACTCCCCCCTCGCACTGACCCGTCGCCCCATATCCCCTCACCAGGAAAGACAGAGACCCTCATGGAGTTGCGCATCCTCGCTCCCACCGGAGCACTCGGCGCCGGCTTCGACGCCGCCGCCTTCCGACGCGGCGTCGCGGCCCGCCCGCACGTCATCGCGTGTGACGCCGGATCGACCGACTCCGGACCGGCCGCACTCGGCTCGGGAAACCCCAAGCTCTCCGACCAGGCCGTCACCCGCGACCTGCGCCTTCTGCTCACCGCACGCGACGAACTGGGCGTGCCGCTGATCATCGGATCCTGCGGCACCAGCGGCCGGGACACCGGAGTCGACCGCGTCGCCGCCCTCGTACGCGACATCGCCGCGGCGCAGAACCTGCACTTCAAACTGGCTCTGATCTACTCCGACCAGCCGACCGAACGTCTCCAGCACCTCTACGACGCCGACCGCCTCCAGCCGCTGCCGCACGCCCCCGAGATCGACCGGGAGCTGTTCGCCCGCAGTCACACGGTCGCCATGATGGGTGTCGAACCCATCCAGGAGGCTCTGGACGCCGGCTGCGACGTCATCCTGGCCGGACGCGCAAGCGACACCGCGCTCTTCGCCGCGCTCCCCCACATGCTCGGCGCCGACCCCGGCCTGACCTGGCACATGGCCAAGACCATCGAATGCGGCGCCGCCTGCGCCATACCCCCGTCCGCCAACGGCCTGCTCGTGCACCTGCGAAACGACCACTTCGATGTCACCACGCTCGCCGAAGGCAGCCGTCTCACCCCCAGGTCCGTCGCCGCCCACACGCTGTACGAGAACGCCGACCCGTATCGCGTCGCGGAGCCGTCGGGCACCCTCGACACCAGCGACGCCACCTACGAGGCGATCGACGAACGCACCGTCCGGGCGCGCGGAGCACGCTTCGTCCCCGCGAACGGCTACAGCAACAAACTCGAAGGCGCCGAACTCGTCGGCTACCAGACCGTCATCGTCGGAGGAGTGCGCGACCGAGTGGTCATCCGGCGCCTGCCCGACCTGCTCCCCTTCGCCAAGAAGTACTTCGCGGACAAGATAATCGACGTGTTCGGCGGCGTCGTGGACCCCGACGACGTCGACATCGACTTCCGCCTCTACGGCGACGGGGCTGTACTGGCCACCGCGGAACCGGAGTCGCTGCGCCCTCGCGAACTCGGCGTCCTCATCACGGTTACGGCACCCGACCAGGCAACGGCCCACGCGGTCGCCACCTTCGTCGCGCACGCCAGCAGCCACCTGCCCATACCGGAATACGACGGGCTGGTCTCCACCCTCGCCTACCCGTACTCCCCGCCCGAGATCGACCGCGGCCCCCTCTACCGGTTCACCCTCAACCACGTCGTCACCGGAGTCAGTCCCACAGAACTGTTCCGCACCACCACCGAGGAGCTGTGACCCATGACCACTCTGCTCGACTACTGCTCCCTGGTGCGGTCCAAGAACGCCGGTCCCTTCACCCTCACCTTCGACTTCATGTGCCACGACCAGGCCGCCTATGACGCCCTCGTCGCCAGCGGCTTCCTCAACAGGGAACTCTTCGCCGACCTCTACGGCGCCGACCCCGCCGACATCCTGCTCGTCAACCACCCGCTCGCTCTCGCCGTGAAGGTCTCCCTCCCCCGCCCGACCGTCCAGGGCGACCTGCACGACAGCGACTGCTACGCGGGCCAGCAGTACGCCCCCCTGATGGACCTCGCCGTGAGCGACGTGGACAAGGAGCACCACGGATGACCGCCGAACGCCCCCTGACCCCCTGGGACCTGCCCGCCGGGCACCCTGGCATCGCCTTCCTCACGGGCCCCACGACCTTCTTCGCCCTCGCCCGCGACCCCCGCTTCTCCTATTGCCTCTACGTGCCCACCGACCACACCCCCGCCGGTCCACCCCTCCCCCTGGTGGTCACCGTCCACGGAACAAGACGCCGCGCTGAAGCACTCCGTGATGCCTTCGCCGACTTCGCCGACCGCCACAACTGCGTTGTCCTCGCCCCGCTCTTCCCCGCCGGAATCACCGGCCCGAACGACGTGGACAGCTACAAGCTCCTCTCCCCTGCCGGATTCCGCCCCGACGAAGCCCTGCTCGACATGGTCGACGAAACCGCGGCCCGCTGGCATGTGCGCGCCGACCGCTTCCACCTCCACGGTTTCTCCGGAGGAGGCCAGTTCGCCCACCGCTTCGCCTACCTCCATCCCGACCGAGTGGCGTCCCTGTCGGTGGGCGCCCCCGGGCGCGTCACCCTCCTCGACCCCACGACGACGTGGTGGCACGGCACAGCCGACATGAAGGAACAATTCGGCACCCACGCCGACCCGGCGGCTCTGCGCGGCCTTCCCGTGCAGCTGGTCATCGGCGAGAACGACACCGACGCAGCCGAACTCGCACCCGACGACGAGCGCCGGCCCGTGCCCGCGGGAACCAACCGCATGGAACGCATCAACGCGCTGCGCGCCAACTGGCGCGAACACGGCATCGACGCACGCCTCGACATCGTGCCCGGCACCGGCCACCACCACTTCGCGGTCCTCCCCGCGGTCCAGCAGTTCCTCGAAACCCAGGTGTCCGCGTCCCCCAGCTGATGGCCGACCGCTGCTGTCCTTCGAAAGGGCCTCAGATAGACAGCCGAGGTTGTACAGCCTGGGCTGTCTATCTACCATGAGGGCATGCTGCCAGCGGATGAAGTGCCCTTGACCGAGGCCGCCGTTCAGGCAGCCGGCGACATCTGGGTGGTGGTCGGCCGGCTCCGCCGCAAACTGCACGCGCTGGAAGCGGCCGAGGAAACGACGGGTGGAGACGGGGGCAGGGAGAAGGAACCGTCCCCGCCGCAGAGTTCCGTCCTGCGCCGCCTCGCCAGGAATGGCCCCGCCTCCGCCAGTGACCTCGCCGCCGCCGAGGGCGTACGGCCTCAATCGATGGCCAAGACCGTCATCGCCCTTGAAGAGGCCGGACTCGTCTCACGCAGCCCCGACCCCGATGACGGGCGGCGGCAACTCGTCTCGCTCACCGACCGGGGCCACGAACGGCGCAGGGGCGAGCGCCTCGCCCGTCAGGCGTGGCTCGCCCGTGCCCTGCAACAGCACGGCACCGAGGAGGAGGTGCGGGCGGTCATCACCGCCATGGCGCTGCTCGACAAGGTGGCGCAGGCGTGACCCGGACAGCCACGCGCAGGCAGCGTCGGGCAGAGAGGGGCGGCTTCGACCGTCGCCTGATCGCACCGATGATCATGGGCTCGATTCTCAACCCCATCAACTCCTCGATGCTCGCGGTCGCGCTGATCCCCATCGGCCGCGCCTTCGACGTGCCACCCTCGCAGACGGCATGGCTGGTCTCCGGCCTCTACCTCGCGACGGCCGTCGGCCAGCCGGTGATCGGCCGGCTTGTCGACGCGTTCGGTCCGCGTCGGCTCTATCTGCTGGGCACCGCGCTGGCCGGCCTGGCCGGACTGCTCGGCACCCTCGCTCCGAACCTGTGGGTGCTGGTCGCCTCCCGCGTCCTCCTCGGATTCGGTACCTCGGCGGCCTTCCCGGCGTCCATGGCGCTGCTGCGCTCCGAGTCCGAGCGCACCGGCCGGAAGAACCCGAGTGGCGTCCTCGCCGCGCTGTCGATTTCCAACCAGGTCATCGCGGTCGTCGGCCCGGCCCTCGGGGGCCTGCTGATCGGCACGGGTGGCTGGCACCTGATCTTCGGCATCAACGTGCCGCTGTCGCTCATGTGTCTTGTCCTGGGCGCACTGTGGCTGCCACGCGCGACGCCCCCGGGCAGGACGGCAGGCATCGATGTGCCGGGCATGCTGTGGTTCGCCGGATCACTGACCGCGTTCATGTTCTTCCTGATGAACCCGGCAGTCGCACACTGGTATCTGCCCGTGCTGGGCCTGGCCACGGGCTCGGTGTTCGTCCGCCGCGAACTCCGCACCGACCAGCCGTTCATAGACCTTCGGGTCATCGGCGGAAACGTACCGCTGCTTGCCACGTTCACCCGCCAGTGCCTCGCCTACACCACGTCGTACGCCTTCTTCTACGGCTACAGCCAGTGGCTCCAGGAGGGCCGAGGACTGAGCGCGCCGCAGGCCGGTCTGCTTCTGCTGCCGCTGTCGGCGACGGCCATCGGTGTCACCGCGCTGACGGGACGCCGTAGCCAGGTGCGGGGCAAAATCGTCGTCGGCGCGCTCTTCCAATGCCTCGGCTGCGCAGCCTTGTTGCTCCTCGGTGCCGACACTCCGGTCTGGCTGCTCGTCGTGCTCAGCGCGGTCGTCGGCATCCCTCACGGGCTGATCGGGCTGGCCAACCAGAACGCCCTGTACGCGCAGGCCGATCCGGCCCGCATGGGCTCGTCCGCGGGACTGCTGCGCACGTTCATGTACATCGGCGCACTGTTCGCGGCGGCGGCGAGCGCCGTGTTCTTCCACGATGGCGCCACCAGTTCCGGACTGCATGCCATGGCCTGGCTGCTCATCGGCGTGACCGCGTTGTTCCTGCTCCTCTGCATCGCCGACCGGTCATTGAGCGGCGTCGGCACAACACCGTTGACGAAGTGAGTTAACGTCGATAACTTATCGACGTTAACTCAGATGGGAGCAGCCCGTGACCACGCTTGCCGCCGAAGACGTCTACGCTCTCGCGCCGTACGCCAAGACCCTCGGAGTCGTGTTCGACGAGATGACGGCAGCCGGCGTTCGAGCCACGCTGGCGCACGATCTCTCGCTGTCCACGGTGGGCGGTGGGCTCCACGGAGGAGCGTTGATGGGACTCGCCGATGTGAGCGGTGCCGTATGCGCCGCCCTGAACGGTCCGGTCGGCGCCGCACCGGCCACCGTGGAGTCGACCACGCACTTCCTTCGGCCGGCCCACACAGACGTCGTCGCGACAGCTCGTCCCCTGCGGGTGGGTCGCAACACCGTCGTCGAGGTCAACGTGCATGACGCCCAAGG contains:
- a CDS encoding sensor histidine kinase, which gives rise to MTLRGRLPWAFSSVRLRLLAGLAVLLVVGLVVSAVISALLLDDFLDKRNQDTLKANSERLTRVIGQGPQTANADQLGALLSSPLGTVAVDEDNKVLLSTGSAAGAADELAALSATAPAGSVVTLEGGDLSAVRIPSPGLVIDRGPAEGTVTPATVVLSIDTSVDDATTDALIRRQLALIGGTLLVLLGLSVIVLRLGMRPLARMARSADAIAAGSLTERLPTHRNGSEADLLAKAVNRAFDAQARAEATVRSLAADTSHELRTPLSTISGWLDLHRQGGLSGPGLETALEHIENEVGRMRLLVEELSLLARLDAGRPVEQDDVDLTVLAAGVIEDAQIIYPQRDIAMAPALPAPVIGDAARLQQVLRNLVGNAVQHTPAQTSVRVEVTLSRDTVELTVIDNGPGISPEDLPRVFERFWRAEASRSRAYGGSGLGLAIVEAIVHAHHGQVAVYSDVGVGTTVTIRLPRGHRP
- a CDS encoding response regulator transcription factor, producing the protein MNQVIVAGGPSLVRAALTKVIDSSSSMRVAGTAVHSGDLRDLLHGGVEADLVLLDRSIQAAEPDDFTALISETCAVARTVVFGASRAQEVDAQVRAGATGILAADVSASQLIAALETVSRGGLVVALGTAPAVNTAQARVTPELTRDLSRREREILTMLSRGQDSASIARDLDLSPLTVKTHITHMLSKLGLRRRGHLIAFAYESGLIVPGITHTSFIANRLRAAS
- a CDS encoding GntR family transcriptional regulator, which codes for MGQLPQLTVSATLGDQAYTAIREAIVSGVLERGQKVTERGLAESLDISATPVREALRRLEQDRLVERTGPRSVRIAKYAEEELREFSMIGDSLRALAARLAAEKSTAAQRRQMRTVLDEADRLCSQTAEVSPGSADERKLIEEILHCMRQFHELVDQASGNATLLQMLHMVDAFGPDERRNSVLSEISDERRSAVDARYHQHRAIYDAIAAGDGSRAEELMNAHSRSSSSSLLTARFSN
- a CDS encoding MFS transporter, which produces MPNISAPVEGPSHGESTAPRRMSAGTVLWVTLAVFAQESVWNFYDAQVPSELRQYIASAGLVGLIMGMDNVLGVLIQPWMGFLSDRRARDGKGRWAIILTGAALASVPFALIPWTHGLPLLMLCVVGFAAMANAFKGITETLVSDYVAPSHRGKAQGFVKAGVSLTIVVSSLISLLVVDRSITLAFAIPPVLMLLLLTTSWFFLGRRHHPAANPPSADFASPWAVMKDMVRDPSRARALLMLGIFCFAGMWSALRSLMTPYGTEALDLSRGSAGGLALPGAVAFLVCVVPLAYASSRLGQVRAMRYGVGVFIVGLLIGFSVPTVPGTVIAMVIASVGYAAFAVNALVALWNLAPSRHVLGTYTGLYTVASSTGAALGPALLGLTVDATGWRFMLLNGAVFATITFAVFTRLARRITPPSH
- a CDS encoding acyclic terpene utilization AtuA family protein, whose product is MELRILAPTGALGAGFDAAAFRRGVAARPHVIACDAGSTDSGPAALGSGNPKLSDQAVTRDLRLLLTARDELGVPLIIGSCGTSGRDTGVDRVAALVRDIAAAQNLHFKLALIYSDQPTERLQHLYDADRLQPLPHAPEIDRELFARSHTVAMMGVEPIQEALDAGCDVILAGRASDTALFAALPHMLGADPGLTWHMAKTIECGAACAIPPSANGLLVHLRNDHFDVTTLAEGSRLTPRSVAAHTLYENADPYRVAEPSGTLDTSDATYEAIDERTVRARGARFVPANGYSNKLEGAELVGYQTVIVGGVRDRVVIRRLPDLLPFAKKYFADKIIDVFGGVVDPDDVDIDFRLYGDGAVLATAEPESLRPRELGVLITVTAPDQATAHAVATFVAHASSHLPIPEYDGLVSTLAYPYSPPEIDRGPLYRFTLNHVVTGVSPTELFRTTTEEL
- a CDS encoding DUF4387 domain-containing protein; the encoded protein is MTTLLDYCSLVRSKNAGPFTLTFDFMCHDQAAYDALVASGFLNRELFADLYGADPADILLVNHPLALAVKVSLPRPTVQGDLHDSDCYAGQQYAPLMDLAVSDVDKEHHG
- a CDS encoding PHB depolymerase family esterase; amino-acid sequence: MTAERPLTPWDLPAGHPGIAFLTGPTTFFALARDPRFSYCLYVPTDHTPAGPPLPLVVTVHGTRRRAEALRDAFADFADRHNCVVLAPLFPAGITGPNDVDSYKLLSPAGFRPDEALLDMVDETAARWHVRADRFHLHGFSGGGQFAHRFAYLHPDRVASLSVGAPGRVTLLDPTTTWWHGTADMKEQFGTHADPAALRGLPVQLVIGENDTDAAELAPDDERRPVPAGTNRMERINALRANWREHGIDARLDIVPGTGHHHFAVLPAVQQFLETQVSASPS
- a CDS encoding MarR family winged helix-turn-helix transcriptional regulator produces the protein MLPADEVPLTEAAVQAAGDIWVVVGRLRRKLHALEAAEETTGGDGGREKEPSPPQSSVLRRLARNGPASASDLAAAEGVRPQSMAKTVIALEEAGLVSRSPDPDDGRRQLVSLTDRGHERRRGERLARQAWLARALQQHGTEEEVRAVITAMALLDKVAQA
- a CDS encoding MFS transporter, coding for MTRTATRRQRRAERGGFDRRLIAPMIMGSILNPINSSMLAVALIPIGRAFDVPPSQTAWLVSGLYLATAVGQPVIGRLVDAFGPRRLYLLGTALAGLAGLLGTLAPNLWVLVASRVLLGFGTSAAFPASMALLRSESERTGRKNPSGVLAALSISNQVIAVVGPALGGLLIGTGGWHLIFGINVPLSLMCLVLGALWLPRATPPGRTAGIDVPGMLWFAGSLTAFMFFLMNPAVAHWYLPVLGLATGSVFVRRELRTDQPFIDLRVIGGNVPLLATFTRQCLAYTTSYAFFYGYSQWLQEGRGLSAPQAGLLLLPLSATAIGVTALTGRRSQVRGKIVVGALFQCLGCAALLLLGADTPVWLLVVLSAVVGIPHGLIGLANQNALYAQADPARMGSSAGLLRTFMYIGALFAAAASAVFFHDGATSSGLHAMAWLLIGVTALFLLLCIADRSLSGVGTTPLTK
- a CDS encoding PaaI family thioesterase; protein product: MTTLAAEDVYALAPYAKTLGVVFDEMTAAGVRATLAHDLSLSTVGGGLHGGALMGLADVSGAVCAALNGPVGAAPATVESTTHFLRPAHTDVVATARPLRVGRNTVVEVNVHDAQGELCARVTQVVTTVNPKTS